Part of the Paludisphaera borealis genome, GTACTTCTCGCCGTCGAGCCAGATGTCGCAATAGGCGGTGCTTCGCGGGGCGGCGTGCGCGGCCCAGACGCGGGCGTCTTCGATCATCTCTTCGTGGACCCGGTCCTTGATCGGCGCGGAACAGGCCAGGACGTTGCGCTCGACGTCGCCGCAGGCGGCCAGGGTCGAGAGCAACTGCTCGTTGATGTGCCGGATCGTGACCGCCAGGTCGCGTTTGAGGACGCCGTGAAGCTGAAGCTCCTGGCGCGTGGTGATCCGCAGCGTGCTGTTGCCGACCTCCCGAGCCAGTTCGTCGCAGGCGAGGTACTGATCGGCGGTCAGCCGACCGCCGACGATCCGCACGCGGACCATCAACGAGTAGGCCTTCTCCTGCTTCTCGCGCTTGAGCTTCAATCGTACGTCGCGGTCGTCCTGCTGGTACGTCCCGCTGAACTTCAAGACCGCCGCCGCCTCTTCGGAGAAATGCGTCAGATCGTTGCCGAGATCCTCCGCCACCCATTGCCTGAGGTAACCACTGGCCTCTTTGATCGCCTCGGCCTTGCTCGGCTTCGGAGTGTTCGACGCCCCATTCGACTCTGTCATGATCGTTCCTCGAGACGCTCGTCGGGCGAGTCGTCAACGGTCGGATTCAGGAGCCTGATCCTGAACCCAACCCGATGGACAATGGAATGTTTACTATCCTTGCAAACTTAGTCGGGTATTCGATTTTAGCGCGCGGAGGACGACAAAATCAAGGAGAGAAGGGAGTGGTTGGGGCGTAGAGGGACTGGTCTCGTTGCCTTGGGGCACCGAGGACGGTCACTTGGGCGGTTCGGGAGTCGCCGAAGGCGTGGGGATTTCGAGCGGCTGTTCGAGCACCGAGCCCTCTTTCTTGGCGGCTTCCGCACGCTTCTGCATGGCCTGCATGTTGATGGCGTTGTCGAGGGTCTTGGTGATCATCTCGGTGTTGTCCTCGACGTTGGCATTGGCCGGAGCCTGGAAGGCGAACTCTTCCGGCCGGATCGTCGGGTTGAGCTGCACGTTGGAGTAGATCAGAAGGATTTCGCTGGGGTCGGGGCGTTCAACCGAAGCCTTGCTCCCCTGGATGCGGCCGTCGGGGCCCACGGTACGCGTATCGATGAGCACGGTGGGGACCTTGCCGAGGAGTTCGAGCTTGTAAGGCCAGCCGTCTTCCTTACCGATGTAGAGATTCGCCTGGCTGGGGACGTAGGCGGGGAGCCAGCCCATGGGCCGAACCGGCTGCTGGTCGGGGCCGATCAGGCCCTCGCGGTTGCGCCAGGTTCCGCGAAGAATGTAGACGGGCTTGCCTTCCCAGTCGCCCTCTTCCTTCTGATCGAACTTGATCGATTTACGAAGCCCGAGGAGCAGCGTTTCGGGACCCGCGAAGCCCAGCCCGCCAAGGACTTGATCGCGCATCGCGGGGTCGATGTCGGGCGAGTTGAGTCGCTCGAAGATCGGCTTGACGCTCAACCGGCGGTACGCCTGCGACTCGAGGATCTGCTGGTAATCCCAGAGGACTTCGCCATCGCAGACCTGGAGCATCGTCCCGGTCGAGCCCGGCAGTCCGCTGATGCTCATCTTGAGGTAGACCTTCGACGCCGGCGCCTTGAGGTAGCGGCCCTTGATCTCGAACTTCTGGCCCAGCATCTTGACGTTTTGCTGGAGGTCCGCCGAAACGGACTTGACGGCCGCAATTTTTTTGATCGCGGCGTCGATCAACCGTTCGGCCTCGGTCGGCGGCTCGGCCGGGGCCTCGGCGGCCGTTCCCGGGCTCGCCGCAGGCGCTTGGCCCGCAGGAGGTTGCGCCGACGGAGCCGGAGCCTGAGCCACGGCCCGGTACGGGCTGCCGACGATCATCCATGAGACGGCGAAGGCCGATGCCAGCACCGGAAGATAGGCGGTCCGATTATTGCGCATGGTTGGGATGTAGGCAATTTCTCAAGGGTCTGGGAAAGAATGCCCGATCATAATCGCTAGGCGTCAGGAGACGCAAGTCCGGCAGACGGTCCGGAAGGGGTTCGATCTCGAAATCGATCCCCTGCCGGGGAGGGTTTCGGACGATCAGAGGCCCGGCTCGACCGACGCGACGCGTCGGCGAGGAAGCGACGTACTCAAACGATGAATGGGCCTCGACTCGACCGTGGCCGAGTCGGTCGCAGTGGATGTCAGGACGACAAGCATTCTCCCCGATCGGCAGAACGGAAACGTTCGGCCTAGAACCGGCCGGCCTGGATCGCGGGAGTTGGAGGATTTCCATGCATACGATCGGAATGCTGCTGCTGGCGGCAGCGACCGCCGGCGACGGATTCGGGTACGATAAACCGGGCGTCGGCCTCAAAAAATGGCTGCGACCCCATGTGGTCTCAACGTCCCACACGCCCCCCCCGGGCGGCCCCCAGTTCACGGCGGCCACCATGGGCGGAGGCCCCGGCGGCGCGGGCGGCGCCGCGGCGGGCCGGCGGTTCGTCAATACGCGGAGTCAAATCTATTTCCTCGACCCCGACAAGATGAACATCAGTTGGCAGACCGGCTCCGGCCCCAGCGGGGAACGGACCTACGGCAGTCAGCTCGTCGTTCCGTCTCGCTACAACTTCAACCAGGGATACATTTACCGACTCAAGTTGTCGGCCATCCCCGGTCGCCCGAACATCGCCTTGTACCCCACGATCGAGGTCGCCCCGACCACCCCCGCCACCGACGCCTACCTGGCGCATAACGCGATCCCGGTCCAATTCACGGCCGAGGATTTCGACCAGGTCGTCGACGGCGGAAACTTCGTGACCAAGGTGATTTATCTGCCCGATCCGAAGTACCAGGAAGTGGCCGTCTCCGGCGTCGAGACCCTCGTGTCGACCCGGCTTGAGCCGGGCGTCGATCCGATCCTCGAAGCCGACAAGCGAGGCACCATCCTCCTGATCCTCCGGCTCGGCGCCATCGACCTGGAGATGCCCTCCGGCGCGATCGGCGGCGTCCCCATCGGGCCGGTCATCGGCAGCCCGGTCAACGGTCCCGTCGACGGCGGGGTCATCGGATCGCCCGTCTCGGCGCCCGCCGGATCGGCGATCGTCGTCCCGCCCGTGACCGAACTGCCGCCGGGCGACCTGCCCCCCGGCGTGACGGCTCCTGCGGCCGCCGAAGCGGTTCCGGTCGACACGGCGCCCGCTCCGGCCGCGGCTCCCAAGCCCGAAGCCGCCGCGACGCCGGTCCCCCCGGCCCCCAAGCCCGCCGCGCCGGCCGTGCCGACTCCCGAAGAACCCAAGTTCTGACGATGCGGCCGACCTGACGGTCAAGCCGTCTGGAAACCAGCAAAACCCCGGCGGGAGCGTACGACCGACGCCTTCCGCCGGGGTTTCCGACCATCCCCGTCGAATCGATCGTCCACGCGGTCCGGCCGCCGGTGACGCCGGTCCTGGACGAGGCACGCCTCCTATTCTCAAGTGAGCAAGGGTCAAGGTCGATGAGCCGACACGCAAAACCACTCGACCACCGGTGGATCCGAGGTGGGATCGACGCGATCGTCCTGGGCCTGGCGGTCGTCGCCCAAGCCAACGCCCAGCAGGCCGCCCCGGCCGACTCGCCCACCGCTCCGACGACTCCGATCGCCCCGGCGCCGGCCGCCGGCGCTCGACCGGTCGCGCCCGAGTTGACGCCCGGGCGGCCCATCGAAACCGCGACGCCCGTCGCGACGGCGGCCCCGCTCGTCGTCCCCGAAGGCCACGGCCTGCCCGTCGGCGGCCCGGCCCTCGACCCGAGTACGCAGATCGTCCGTTTTCAAGGACCGACGGGACTGTCGGTCGAGGTCCTCGCGCCGCAGGCCCTGCCGGCGAGCGTCGGCGACGGCGGCGGGATCATGACCGTCGGCCTCCAGCGCGGGGTCGGCTATCGGCTCCGGCTGGCGAACATCACCGAACGCCCCGGCGCGGAGCTGTTCCCGGTGATCGAGGTCGTCGGCCACCTGCATCGGCCGGCGGAGATCGACCCCGGCAAATACCCGATCCGAGTCGTCTTCACCGATCGGGACCTCTGGGACGCCGTCGACAACGGCCGTCTGGTCACAAAGGTGATCTACCTGGAAGACCCCGACCAGGCCCTTCCCCTGAAGATGAAGAAGGACGAGATCCCGACGGTCTCGATCAGCCCCACCGAAGACCCGGTCAAGGTCGCCGCGGCCCTCGGCCGGGTGGTCGCGATCGTGCGGATCGGCGGCCGACGACCGACGATCGACGAGATCCAGGCGGGCGCGACGGGCGACGTCGGCCTCGACGTGCTGGCCTCCGCGCCGGCCGGCGGGCGCTGCCCGTTCATCAACGGCGACGGCGGTAATTGCTCGATGCCTTGCGGACCGGCCTGCCCCCCGTTGCAGCCCCCCGCCCGGCCCTGGCTTCCCCGCGACGAGTATCTGTGCGACGGCGGCGATCGCGGCGCCCGGGCCGGGACGGACTCGTACGGCAACCTCCACGGCGTCGAACCTCGCGACGCGGTGGTCAGCTTCGACGTCGGCCTCGACCGCTATCCCGATCCCAAGGTGCTGCCCACGAACCGAGTCTGCATCTACGCGCCGCGGTTCGCCGAGGTCCGGGTCACGAACGGGACCAGCGAGGCTGTCGAGATCCACGGCCTCAACCTCAACGAGCTGACCGTAAAGGCCAGCCAGGCCGAGAAGCTCGACCGCATCAAGAAGTTCACCTTGAACCAGTCGCCCGAGCTGGCGCGAGAGCGCAGCCGCGCCCAGGGGACGAGGGGCAAGGTCTTCGCCGGCGAGGGCTCGGACGTCCAGGGCGCGATGGGCTACGGCAACGTCCAGCAGCCCAGCACGGGCTCGCAACAGCAATCGGCCGAGACCGCCCGTGTCCGCGCCAAGCCGGCTCTCATGAAGGAGAAGGTCCACCTGGTCGGGATCAAGACGGCCGAATCGACGGTGGTCAGCGCCCTGACCCAGGGCGCGGGGCAGACGGTCATGTCGTGGCAGCCCAACGAGATGACGGGGGTCGAGACGCCTCCGAACCGTCCCGGCCTCGCCGTCGTCAAACGCGTCAGCGCCAACGAGGCCGAGCCCGGCGACTCGGTCACTTATGTGATCACCTACCGGAACATGGGCAACACGCCGATCCGCTCCGTCAGCATCGTCGACAGCCTGTTGCCCCGCCTTGAATACGTCGCCGGCTCGGCCAAGGGTCCGAAAGGCGCCGCCTTCACCGCCGACGAGAACCGCGCCGGCGCGATGGAGCTGAAATGGACCCTCCCCGGCGCCATCCCCCCCGGCGGCTCAGGCTACGTATCGTTCCAGGCCGTCGTGAGGTGAGCTAATCGGACGCGAACGAGGGGCCGTCGTACGCCGGCGGCCCCTCGCTAAAATCAACCAACTGTTCCTGGGATGAGCACCTTCGTCGAGCGAGTCGCTCAGACGTCGACCGCCGAATAGAGTGGGTCGATGACGTCGCCCGAGCAGAGTTGGAGGGGGCGGCCGAGGCGGTCGCGAAGTTCGGTGGCGGGGTCGACGCCGAGGGCTTTGTAGACGGTGGCGGCGAGGTCGGGGGGGCCGAAGGTTTTGGTGACGGCGTAGGCCCCGATCTTGTCGGATCGGCCGATCATCTGGCCGCCGACCACGCCGGCGCCGGCGAAGACGGCCGGGAAAACGGCGGGCCAGTGGTCGCGGCCCGGCACCGCGCCGGGGGTCAGTTCATGAACCCGGGGTGTCCGCCCGAACTCGCCGAGCATCACCACGAGCGTCTCGTCGAGCAGGCCCCGGAGCTTGAGGTCGTCGAGCAAGGCCGAGACCGCCCGGTCGAGGGCGGGGAGCAGCTCGTCCTTGAGCCTCGGGAAGTTGGAGACGTGGGTGTCCCACGTCTGGACGATCCCCATCGTCGCCTGGATGACCGGGACGCCGATCTCCACCAGCCGCCGCGCAATGAGCAGCGACCGGCCGAAGACGTGCTTTCCGTAGCGGTCGGCGAGGCGTGGGTCTTCGCGGTCGAGGTCGAGCGCGGTGCCGACCTTGCCGTTGCAAAGCATCGCCAGGGCGGCGTCCTGCTGGTCGAGGAACGGGTCGTTCGGCCCCGAGACCGACGTCTGGCCCAGAAGATGCCGGCGAAGATGGAGGCGCTGGGAGTCGAGGCCTTCGGGGAGCGTCAGGCTGTCGTCGCGGACTTCCGGACGGTTCGGGTCGAGCCGGAGCTGCCAGGGGTCGTTGCGCGGTCCGAGGAATCCACCGTCCTGCCCCGGCCACGTCAGCGGGCCTTCGACCAGGCGAAGCGGCAAGGAGACTCCGTTGGGCACGCCGTCGTTCCGCGAGCGCAGGTGGTTGAGGACCGCCCCGTAGCATGGGAAGTCGTCGCGCGAGGCCACGCGGTCAAGGTCGCTGGCGCCTCGCGGATTCGACGGATGGCCGGTCAAGACCCGGTGGACCGCCACCAGGTGATTGCCTTCGGGATGCGACATCGACCGCACGACGGCCAACTGGTCGGCCCGGGCCGCGAGCCTTGGCAGGTGCTCGCAGAAATGGACGCCCGGCACGGCGGTCTGGATCGGCTTGAACTCGCCCCGGATCGTATCGGGCGCCTCGGGCTTCATGTCGAACGAATCGTGCTGCCCGAGCCCGCCGCTGAGCAGGATCACGATCACCGACTTCGCCTTGCCCGTCGTCCCGGTCCCAGCCAGGCCCGCCGCTCCGGCCCGCGCCGCCAGCAAGCCCGGCAGGCTCATCCCCAGCAAGCCCGAGTAGCCCACCTGGACGAACCCGCGCCGCGTCATCCGCGAGCCGACCGATTCCTGAATTCCGCGCAAGTTCATGATCGCAGACTCCAAACCGTGAATCCCGTCGACCCGGCTAGCCAATCGAGAATCCCCGTCCACTTCAGAAAGTTTAACATTTGCTGGCGAAAATGCCAAGCCAGGAGGGAGGGATCATGGCGCGGTGGAGCCTGGCGACATCATCCTTATTACGGGCGAGAACCTACGGCCGTTTGGCGAGTAGGTCGGCGACGTCGATTCGACCGAGCGACTGGCCATCGAGAACCAGGTCGATCGTCTGGTCTTCGGCGAGAATCGTAGCGGGAGGGTAAGCGCCGCCGACGGGAAGCGCATGGGCTTCGACCTGTCGGGCGACGAGGTTGACGATCCAGTAGGCGGGGACTCCGGCCCGAGCGTAGAGGTCGCGCTTCTCGCCGCGATCCCTCGCGAGGCTGCTGTCGGCGATCTCGACGATCAGGCCGACGTCCGCCGGGGCCGGGTGGCGATCGGTGTAGTCGTCGATGTCGCCGCGAACGATGGAGAGGTCGGGCTCGGGCTCGCTACGCGAACCGCGCACTCGACGCGCAAATGCCAGCCGACGCCCAGCATCCGCTCGATCGCGTGACGGCATCGTGACGAACTCGCGTCGTGTCGTGGTCCCTTCGGCATCTTCCAGACGATGACCCCGTTCAAGAGCTCGATCGGCTGGTCTTCGGCGATTTCACCCTGTTCGACGAGCCGGTCGTAGAGCGTGACGGGGATTCGAAAGACTTCCCCAGGTGGCGGTAAGGCCAAGACTTCCGGCTGACTCATCGTGGACATCGGCGCGACTCCCGGGTTCAACCTGATCCAGTATTCGCCAAGCGGCCCCGCAAAGCAACCAACGCCCAGGATCGCCGAACCGAGGAGCAGACTCTACTCGTCCCAGACCGGCCAAGGCAGAATGAGAGCCTGATCGTTCGCGTCTGAAATTGCAGCGGCAAGGCCGAAAAGAACGACGGCTTCCGTTCGATCCAACGCACGGTCGTTGAACAGTTCTCAAACATAGAGTATCGTAAGTGTCGATAGAAGATCGGTCGACACGAAGGCGTCGAGCAAGGGTTCCTCAACTGGCGAGGCTGCCGATGATCCGGGTGCTGGGCGGACGGAAACAGTTGTGCGACGGCCTCACGAGGCGCGACCTCTTGCAAGTCGGCTCGCTCGGGATGCTGGGCGCGGCGCTCGGCGGTTCGGGCGGCGTTCTGGCGCGCGAGGCGGGTTCGACGTCGTCGTTGCCCGGGTTCGGTCAGGCGAAGTCGTGCATCATGCTCTTCATGTACGGGTCGCCCAGTCAGATCGAGACGTTCGATCCCAAACCCGACGCCCCGGTGGCGATTCGCGGCGAGTTCGGGCACATCCCGTCGAGCGTCCCCGGCCTGGACGTCTGCGAGCGGTTGCCGCACCTGGCGCAGGTGATGGACAAGGTGACGGTGCTCCGGTCGGTCTCGCACCTGTACCCCGTCCACGGCGTCGCCTACGCCACGACGGGCAACCCGGTCATCCCGCTGGCGATGGAGCTGAACCCCCGCGACCCCGCCCACTGGCCTTACATCGGTTCGGTCGTCGATTACGTCGACGGCCAGCGCGCAGGCTCCAGCGGCGGGCCGCCGGCCGTGCCGCGGAACATGGCGCTGCCGTTCGCGTTCAGCAGCCAGCGGATCGGCGAAGTGGCGCGAGCCGGCCCGTACGGCGGGTTCCTCGGCCAAGCCTACGACCCGATCTACACCGAGTTCGTCGGCAAGGGAACCACAAAAGCGAGCAAGACGCTGGCAAAGCTCACCTGGGACGACTTCGAGCTTTATCGCGGCGTTACCCCCGAGAGCCGGTTCCAGCTCGGCGCATCGGGAGGCCCGGGGGCGACGGTGACCGTCGACCAGCTCGACCGTCGCCGCAGCCTGCTTCAGCAGCTTGAAGAAGCGCATCGCAAGATCGACTCGTCCGGCGGGCCGGGCGTCGACCGCAACCGGGCGATGGCCTATCAACTGCTGCAATCGGCGAAGTTCCGCCAGGCGTTCGACCTCGACCTGGAAACGTTCGACACGCGAGCCCTCTACGGCATGACGCTGTTCGGCCAGGCGACGTTGACCGCCCGGCGGCTCGTCGAAGTCGGCGGCCGATTCGTGACGGTCTTCTGGGACGAGTACGGGCTCGCCGGAACCGGCTGGGACACCCACTGGGACCACTTCCCCCGGATGAAGGATGAGCTGCTCCCCGGACTCGATCGGACGCTCTCGGGCCTGCTCCTGGACCTCGACCGTCGCGGGACGCTCGACGAGACGCTCGTCGTCCTGTTGAGCGAGCACGGCCGGACGCCGCAGATCGGCAACGTGCAGGGCGGCGGCCGCGATCACTGGTCGCGGTGCTATTCGGTGGTGATGGCCGGCGGCGGCGTGGGCCGCGGCCGGGTGGTCGGCAAGTCCGACAAGATCGGCAGCGACCCTCTGGAGCGCCGGGTCTCGCCCAAGGACATCCTGGCGACGATCTACCACCTGCTGGGCATCGACCCGGCGACGATGATCGCCGACCGCCTGGGACGCCCGATCCCCCTGGTGCACGCCGACGTCATCCCCGAAGTCCTCGCCTGACCGCATTATGCTGAAGCGTCTGCCGAGAGCCTGCCCCGATACAAACCATCATGACGCCGTGGGGACACACGGCCTCATGAAAATGGGGATCGCGGTCGGCCAGGTCCGAATGGAAGCCCGCGGCGCGATCCAGAGCCCATTTTCATCCGGTCGGGCACCCCAAACTGGGGCATGACGATTCGTTCGCGCCGAGACCGCCCCCTCCCGGCTCACCGGCGGATTTGGGTTCGTTTGATGGCCGAAAGGCCTAACTCCTAGCCCCTAAGCTCTGCTATAGACAAGACTTATGGATGGTTCCGAGATTGGCTTCGATCGCGCGAAAACCAACCAATTTCGGTTCATTCCCGCCCCCTCCATCACCTTCCCTCGCTCCGCCCCCCACGGACCAGCCATCGAACCAGCCCCGGTCGATTGGCTCCGTTCGCGCGGCTTTTCCAAGCTTCCTCCGGCTCTTTCACCTATGGCGATTAGCTTTGTTCGCGCGATGATCGAAGCCGACGGCGTCGATCGCCGGTTCACGTTCCATGACCACCCGACAGCCGTATTGCGAAAGAGCCGGACGACTCGCAGAGTCCTCCATCTTGAACATACGATCGACCGACGGGCTTGATCGACGAGTCCTCTCGCCCGACCGGAACCTGGCCGCGACGAAGTGCGATTGAAACGATCCGGCGGCAGGAAGGGATTGCGCGGATGGAATAAAGGGGACGGCACAACCCGAGAACTCGTCTGACTCTCGGCTCGATGGTCGCCCTTGCCGGCGTCGCCCAAACCGCCTAAAGATCCCCGCGGTATAGGAATGACCCCGTTCCTGGTTTTGCGAAATCTGCGGATGTCTTCCTCCCTGTCGTCCTCGACTTTGGAATCCTCCAGCCGTCGCATCAGCCTGAATCACACTAACTCTATCAATAAAGTAGGTATTCGGCTTGACGTGAGCACTCGACCCTGAAGAGAATGGCGGCCGCATGGAGAGGAATCTCCCGCCTCCCCGCCTAGATACGGCCGACTCGTCGACGAGCGGCATGTCGAGTCGATCGCCGGGTTTCGCCGACCGCACCAGCCGGAGGCACCCGGACCTGATGGAGTCTTTCATGCTGATACTGCATCGCGACGGCCGGTCGAGGCCGGCCCACGCACAGCTCCGCCGCCGCCCCGGGTTCACGCTGATCGAGCTACTGGTCGTGATCGCCATCATCGCGGTTCTGATCGCACTCTTGCTGCCGGCCGTGCAGGCGGCGCGCGAAGCCGCGCGTCGGATCCACTGCGTAAACAACCTGAAGCAGCTTGGGCTCGCCCTGCACAATTATCACTCCACGATCGGCTCGTTTCCCATCGCCCAGTCCTGGGCGAAGACCACGCCGGGGGCCAATTACGGGGGCAACCCGTGGAGCGCACATTCGCAAGTACTGAGCCACCTGGAGCAGTCTACGGTCTACAACGCGATCAACTTCAGCTTCGCTCCGGCTCAAGCACTGAACCAGGCGTACTACACCAATTCAACGATTCTCTACTTGCGACTGAACTCGTTCATTTGCCCCTCGGACGGCATCTCTCCCACGACCCTGGACGACATAAGAATGGACTTCAACTGCAACTACTCAGGTAGCACGGGGACGACCGTCGAGGCGATTGGGGCCGTGCAACAGACTGTGTCGATCCAAGACTCGACGGGCATCTTCGGCTTTGACAACCCGATCAAGCACGGCTCCCGCGTCTACAGCGTGGCGAGCGTGACCGACGGCACGTCCAACACCATCGCTTACTCCGAGCATCTGGTTGGAGGAGTCGGGCCGAGGGTCACCGACACGCGCCGCGCGAGCTGGGGAAGAGTGCCTGAGGTCGCCGGCGTGGTCTCCCTCGACCCCACCGCCTTGTACCCGCAAGTCGTCCAGGCCCTCGCGGCTTGCGGCGCGTACGCCCGGGCCAATGCAGCCACGACCGATACGTCCGTGGGATCCAGTTTCAGCGGTGCCACCTGGATGGCAGGCTACCTGGGCACGACGCTCTTCAACACGATCACGCCGCCCAACAGTCCGCAATACGCCTTCAACTCGTGCCAGGCGGACCCCCTGTTTACGTGGGGGCTCTCGGGGTTCGTGAACTCGACCAGCAACCATTCAGGGGGCTCCAACTTCACCTTCGCCGATGGCAGTGTTCGCTTCATCAAGAGTAGCATCGACCTTCGGACCTACTGGGCGCTTGGCACCAGGGCCGGCGGCGAAGTGATCAGTTCCGACGCCTATTGAGAAACAATCCCAAGCATGGAAGCTGGATGAAACGAAAACTCGCCGACGCCCCGGGTGTCGGCGGGTTCACTCAGCCGTCGCCCCTTACTTCGCACGCGAAACCTGACGAAGTCACCATAAGGAAGAACGATGCAATTGCCCGCCTGGCCGGCACCACTCCCTGGACGTTCGACTTGCCTCGCCGCTTTCCTGACCTTCCTTGTCGGCGCGGCCTCTCCGGACGCCGCGCCGGGTGAGGAGGCGAGCCCCCCCAACCTGGTTCTGATCTTCTGCGACGACCTGGGCTACGGCGATCTTGGGAGTTACGGCGCGCGGGGATACGAGACGCCGAATCTTGACGGGATGGCTCGCGAGGGCGTCCGGTTCACCGATTTCTACGCGACGAGCCCCGTCTGCTCGGCCTCGCGGGCGTCGCTGCTGACCGGCTGCTACCATGAGCGGGTCGGCATTCAAGGCGCACTGGGGCCTCGCAGCGGGACCGGGCTGAGCCACGCCGAGACCACGCTGGCCGAGCTGCTCAAGCAACGGGGTTATGCGACCGGGATGGCGGGCAAATGGCACCTGGGCTCGCATCCCTCGCAGCGCCCGACCCGGCACGGGTTCGACGAGTTCCTCGGCCTCCCGTATTCGGCCGACATGTGGCCCCGACACCCGGAGGCGCCGAAAGCGTACCCACCGCTCCCTCTGATCGACGGCGATCGGAATGCGATCGCGGACGTCACCCCGGAGGATCAAAGCCGCTTCACGGAGCGCTTCACCGAGAGGGCCGTCTCGTTCATCCGTCGCCATCGCGACCGCCCGTTCTTCTTCTACCTCGCGCCGAACATGCCGCACGTACCGCTGTTCGCCGGAGAGAAGTTCCGCGGCAAGAC contains:
- a CDS encoding DUF11 domain-containing protein, with the translated sequence MSRHAKPLDHRWIRGGIDAIVLGLAVVAQANAQQAAPADSPTAPTTPIAPAPAAGARPVAPELTPGRPIETATPVATAAPLVVPEGHGLPVGGPALDPSTQIVRFQGPTGLSVEVLAPQALPASVGDGGGIMTVGLQRGVGYRLRLANITERPGAELFPVIEVVGHLHRPAEIDPGKYPIRVVFTDRDLWDAVDNGRLVTKVIYLEDPDQALPLKMKKDEIPTVSISPTEDPVKVAAALGRVVAIVRIGGRRPTIDEIQAGATGDVGLDVLASAPAGGRCPFINGDGGNCSMPCGPACPPLQPPARPWLPRDEYLCDGGDRGARAGTDSYGNLHGVEPRDAVVSFDVGLDRYPDPKVLPTNRVCIYAPRFAEVRVTNGTSEAVEIHGLNLNELTVKASQAEKLDRIKKFTLNQSPELARERSRAQGTRGKVFAGEGSDVQGAMGYGNVQQPSTGSQQQSAETARVRAKPALMKEKVHLVGIKTAESTVVSALTQGAGQTVMSWQPNEMTGVETPPNRPGLAVVKRVSANEAEPGDSVTYVITYRNMGNTPIRSVSIVDSLLPRLEYVAGSAKGPKGAAFTADENRAGAMELKWTLPGAIPPGGSGYVSFQAVVR
- a CDS encoding DUF1501 domain-containing protein, translated to MNLRGIQESVGSRMTRRGFVQVGYSGLLGMSLPGLLAARAGAAGLAGTGTTGKAKSVIVILLSGGLGQHDSFDMKPEAPDTIRGEFKPIQTAVPGVHFCEHLPRLAARADQLAVVRSMSHPEGNHLVAVHRVLTGHPSNPRGASDLDRVASRDDFPCYGAVLNHLRSRNDGVPNGVSLPLRLVEGPLTWPGQDGGFLGPRNDPWQLRLDPNRPEVRDDSLTLPEGLDSQRLHLRRHLLGQTSVSGPNDPFLDQQDAALAMLCNGKVGTALDLDREDPRLADRYGKHVFGRSLLIARRLVEIGVPVIQATMGIVQTWDTHVSNFPRLKDELLPALDRAVSALLDDLKLRGLLDETLVVMLGEFGRTPRVHELTPGAVPGRDHWPAVFPAVFAGAGVVGGQMIGRSDKIGAYAVTKTFGPPDLAATVYKALGVDPATELRDRLGRPLQLCSGDVIDPLYSAVDV
- a CDS encoding Uma2 family endonuclease, whose product is MRGSRSEPEPDLSIVRGDIDDYTDRHPAPADVGLIVEIADSSLARDRGEKRDLYARAGVPAYWIVNLVARQVEAHALPVGGAYPPATILAEDQTIDLVLDGQSLGRIDVADLLAKRP
- a CDS encoding DUF1501 domain-containing protein, which codes for MIRVLGGRKQLCDGLTRRDLLQVGSLGMLGAALGGSGGVLAREAGSTSSLPGFGQAKSCIMLFMYGSPSQIETFDPKPDAPVAIRGEFGHIPSSVPGLDVCERLPHLAQVMDKVTVLRSVSHLYPVHGVAYATTGNPVIPLAMELNPRDPAHWPYIGSVVDYVDGQRAGSSGGPPAVPRNMALPFAFSSQRIGEVARAGPYGGFLGQAYDPIYTEFVGKGTTKASKTLAKLTWDDFELYRGVTPESRFQLGASGGPGATVTVDQLDRRRSLLQQLEEAHRKIDSSGGPGVDRNRAMAYQLLQSAKFRQAFDLDLETFDTRALYGMTLFGQATLTARRLVEVGGRFVTVFWDEYGLAGTGWDTHWDHFPRMKDELLPGLDRTLSGLLLDLDRRGTLDETLVVLLSEHGRTPQIGNVQGGGRDHWSRCYSVVMAGGGVGRGRVVGKSDKIGSDPLERRVSPKDILATIYHLLGIDPATMIADRLGRPIPLVHADVIPEVLA
- a CDS encoding DUF1559 domain-containing protein; translated protein: MLILHRDGRSRPAHAQLRRRPGFTLIELLVVIAIIAVLIALLLPAVQAAREAARRIHCVNNLKQLGLALHNYHSTIGSFPIAQSWAKTTPGANYGGNPWSAHSQVLSHLEQSTVYNAINFSFAPAQALNQAYYTNSTILYLRLNSFICPSDGISPTTLDDIRMDFNCNYSGSTGTTVEAIGAVQQTVSIQDSTGIFGFDNPIKHGSRVYSVASVTDGTSNTIAYSEHLVGGVGPRVTDTRRASWGRVPEVAGVVSLDPTALYPQVVQALAACGAYARANAATTDTSVGSSFSGATWMAGYLGTTLFNTITPPNSPQYAFNSCQADPLFTWGLSGFVNSTSNHSGGSNFTFADGSVRFIKSSIDLRTYWALGTRAGGEVISSDAY
- a CDS encoding sulfatase, yielding MQLPAWPAPLPGRSTCLAAFLTFLVGAASPDAAPGEEASPPNLVLIFCDDLGYGDLGSYGARGYETPNLDGMAREGVRFTDFYATSPVCSASRASLLTGCYHERVGIQGALGPRSGTGLSHAETTLAELLKQRGYATGMAGKWHLGSHPSQRPTRHGFDEFLGLPYSADMWPRHPEAPKAYPPLPLIDGDRNAIADVTPEDQSRFTERFTERAVSFIRRHRDRPFFFYLAPNMPHVPLFAGEKFRGKTERGLYGDVIAEIDWSVGQILRTLKETGLDDRTLVVFTSDNGPWLSYGDHGGSAGPLREGKGTCYEGGVREPMIARWPGRIPPGLVCREPASTIDVLPTIAALAGARLPDRPIDGKDIRPLLFGEPGARSPHDALFFQYLNGQLQAMRSGRWKLLFPHTARTMIGQAAGKGGVPGKYAQLAVGLELYDLESDIGETTNLAERKPEVVRQLEEKAERFREELGDSLQKRTGKAVRPPDRVSD